The genomic stretch GTATCCGCACACTGGTATACCCGCGTCACCGCGGTGACGGCAATGAGCCAGCCGCGAACGATTCATGATTTCGGTGGCTTCCCGCAGGCATTGTTCGATACCCGCTACCCTGCTCCCGGAGCCCCTGACGTGGCTAAACGGGTGCAGGAGGTCCTGTCGCCCGTTGAGGTTTACGCGGATCATCAGGAGTGGGGTTTGGACCATGGCACCTGGGGGGTACTGATTAAGGTGTATCCACAAGCGGATATCCCGGTTGTACAGCTCAGCGTCGATGGTACTAAGCCACCGGCTTACCACTATGAGTTGGGTCGTAAACTGGCCGCGTTGCGTGATGAAGGCATCATGATCGTCGCCAGCGGCAACGTGGTGCACAATCTGCGGATGATCAAGTGGAGCGGTGACGGTTCTCCTTATAGCTGGGCTACCTCGTTTAACGATTTTGTTCGCAGTAACCTGAGCTGGCAGGGGGATGGCGCGGAACACCCACTGGTGAATTTCATGCAACACAATGACGCCGCGCTATCTAACCCGACGCCGGATCATTTTCTGCCATTGCTGTA from Dickeya zeae NCPPB 2538 encodes the following:
- the ygiD gene encoding 4,5-DOPA dioxygenase extradiol, with product MSISRMPALFLGHGSPMNALEDNEYTRAWRKLGETLPRPKAIVAVSAHWYTRVTAVTAMSQPRTIHDFGGFPQALFDTRYPAPGAPDVAKRVQEVLSPVEVYADHQEWGLDHGTWGVLIKVYPQADIPVVQLSVDGTKPPAYHYELGRKLAALRDEGIMIVASGNVVHNLRMIKWSGDGSPYSWATSFNDFVRSNLSWQGDGAEHPLVNFMQHNDAALSNPTPDHFLPLLYVLGSWNGQEPISTPTDGIVMGSLSMMSVQVG